AGGATCAGTGTAATAGGAAGCACCTTAATAATTTCTTTAAATGCTACCCAAATAAATGGAATATCAATTATCATGTAAGCGATCCTCCTTCCTAAGCAACGGCCGTTACATCAGCCTTCTGATAGCGATTGAAATATTTTTCTAGTTTACTAAAAATCTTTTCAAACATTACGACGATAATATAGTAAATAATAGATAGAGAGAGATAAACTTCAAGTGCATGTGCGGTTGCAGCTATAAGGGTATCTCCTCTACCCATCATGTCCATCACTCCAATGGTAAAGGCAAGAGAAGTATCCTTTAAAGAACCGATCACTGAATTTGCCATATTCGGAAATGCAATCCTAATGGCCTGCGGAAGAACGATCCGGAAAAAGTTCTGTCTGCTTGTCATCCCGACAGAAAAGGCAGCCTCGGTCTGACCGTAATCCACTGCTCGAATGGCGGCTCGAAAAATTTCAGAAAAGCCAGCACCATTACTAATTGCGTAGGTTATGATGACAAAATAAATGGCCTCCATCCTTGTAATATCAATAGAAAATAACAGTAAGAGAATTGCTGGCAGACCATAAAAAACAAGGAATAATTGTATTAATATTGGAGTTCCCCGAATAAATGAAACGTATAATATCACTAGTTGATTCAAAATTGGTATTTTATAAAGTCTCGGAATCGCTGCTGCGATACCGAGGACAAATCCTAGAATAATAGATGCTGCTAATATCTGTAGAGTTATTCCTAGGTATTGAATAAGTGTCGGAATAAACTCAATTATTAACATCAGATCAAATGCTTTCCCCATTTTGTTTCAAACCTCCCAAACGCTTCTCCCACATTTTAAAAATTAACGGTATAGTC
This genomic stretch from Neobacillus niacini harbors:
- a CDS encoding amino acid ABC transporter permease: MGKAFDLMLIIEFIPTLIQYLGITLQILAASIILGFVLGIAAAIPRLYKIPILNQLVILYVSFIRGTPILIQLFLVFYGLPAILLLLFSIDITRMEAIYFVIITYAISNGAGFSEIFRAAIRAVDYGQTEAAFSVGMTSRQNFFRIVLPQAIRIAFPNMANSVIGSLKDTSLAFTIGVMDMMGRGDTLIAATAHALEVYLSLSIIYYIIVVMFEKIFSKLEKYFNRYQKADVTAVA